The genomic stretch TACAAATATGAAATTACTGGACCTCTCTGTGCACAAACCCCATATTCCATGATGTAATGGAACTCCAGCCAATGTTCCAGAGATCAGCTGATTGTAGTCATATGACCAAAAACAAAATTTTCCAGACTTTCTGTTCTATATCTGAATCTACGATTTACTACTAGCACCCAACAGGAAGCAAATATACATTCTTGGACTACCAACCATGTTCAAACCGTTCACAACCCCCGTCTCATCGAGGTTAGCCTCTTCAGGTGCCGTTATACTCAAGAACTTTGTCCGTGGAAAGAGACAGTCCAACCAATCTGCATCGACCAAAAAGGTGGTCAACCAATTATCTGCATTATCTGCCAGTAGAAAACAGccaaagttgttgaacttgtgcAACGAAGATTTGATAAAGCACAAAACTATCGTGAATGCTTGGAACTTATTTAAGAGAAAGGTCCAGCAGAGAAAACACTTGCAATTAAAAAAACAATATAAGTCCATCTACAATGCCatggaagacttgaaacAAACTAGTCCCAAGTTGTTTGAGTTGGCCAACGCTCAGCAGGAGGGCAAGAGATTCCCATTGGAAATGAGAATACCTACTGACTACCCACCAACCCAGCCTTGGGTCTACAACTACTCTCCAAAGAATAAGCAGTAGATGAAAGGAGAATAGAAACTCAGATTGTTGTAtgtgttcaacttcttacTCTTCTGCTCCTGTAGCTATATATCTAGCTAGAATCCCTAGCGGACCCCATGTACATATAGACCCACCGCTTCTGTTCAGATGATTCAGATAGTTTTAATATACATTAATTCATTACGATTCTATTCTATGACATAAACTGTAGGTTACATTGGCTGATGCTTAGTAGCTGGTGGCTAATCGTCCAAATTACGAGCCTTTCTCTTACGACTAGGTGTACTCAGATTACTTGATGCATCACGATCACTTGCtaaaccagaagaagcGACTCGTATTGCCGCTCCTCCATTTGCTGGTTCTACAGAATCTTCGTAATCGTCCAAATCATCTTTGGTATTAGAGCTTCCTCCACCAGATCCCAGACTACCATTTACTCCATTCATCGTCACCCCCTGTCTCTTGTTTAGTGTCTTTATGTAGTTGACCGAACTCAAACTGAATATATGGTCATCGTCCGTATACTGtattctctttttgttggAAGAGCCTCCACCTCCAGCTTTCGAGAAGTTTTCGAATCCTTTTACTATGTTT from Scheffersomyces stipitis CBS 6054 chromosome 2, complete sequence encodes the following:
- a CDS encoding predicted protein, translated to SIDKYTEIKNQLTSSILRKQELTAKLNALEDSIYEKENEYFNDSTYGNIVKGFENFSKAGGGGSSNKKRIQYTDDDHIFSLSSVNYIKTLNKRQGVTMNGVNGNDLDDYEDSVEPANGGAAIRVASSGLASDRDASSNSSTPSRKRKARNLDD
- a CDS encoding mitochondrial 54S ribosomal protein YmL28, producing the protein MFKPFTTPVSSRLASSGAVILKNFVRGKRQSNQSASTKKVVNQLSALSASRKQPKLLNLCNEDLIKHKTIVNAWNLFKRKVQQRKHLQLKKQYKSIYNAMEDLKQTSPKLFELANAQQEGKRFPLEMRIPTDYPPTQPWVYNYSPKNKQ